A segment of the Gossypium hirsutum isolate 1008001.06 chromosome D10, Gossypium_hirsutum_v2.1, whole genome shotgun sequence genome:
CCTATAAAAGGGGGGATCTCCCTCCATACTCCATCATCCCTAAACCCATCATCTCTCTTAGCCATCATCCCTCCACTTTACAATGTTTCTCTCTTGGTTTTCTTCTCCACTCAGTGTTCAAAACTTTTGCCTATAATATTTATTCTTGTTTAAGGTATTCTTGAGTCGTCAGTGATGCGATATCGCTTTGAGACACACACGTTTCATATATCATGTTGAGATGGGACCATTACCTTAGAAACCTATCCTATGGAAATTGGGTTCCACGGTGATGGTACTTTATACAGTCCCGGGTGGAAGTCTACATAGAGGTCTCGGTCGACGGCTATCATGAATCATAGTATTACTGGAAAGCCAGTTGACGGTCGTTATGTAGTCACGAGCTCAAAATTTTTGGATATCCGGAGATGTTGCCTTATAAATATCATATAGAAGTTTGAGGGCATAATCATAGGGGAAACTTCCTGCTATATTCGACAtattttttctccatttccaCGCAGTTGGTATCTTTAATCTTCCTTCTTATCTAAAGGTCGGCACCACCATGGACACAAGAAGACTCTCAGGCGGGCAGCGACTATTTTGGTAAAGTAAAAATGATGTTCCTTTTGGGGCAAAAACTATTGTCATTATTAAAcaacccattaataactacaaccgcTGTCGTGCCAACTCGAGTTTGACCTCAACTCTGCCGAAACATCTACTCTTTGCCTGAGAGTCCTCTTGTGTCCACCTCGGTGTCAGCCTTCGgataagaatgaaaggttaaagatatTGACTGCCTAGAAATAGAGAAAACAATTGCGTTGATTACACCGGAAAACCCTTCATTTTTTCCTATGATTATGACCTTAATCttatgtatgatatatatataaggcaTCATTTGCGGGTGTCCAAAAAGCTTAAACTCGTGACTGCATAACGATCGTCAACTAACCCTCAGTTATACTCAATCTCGCAACCACATACGGCCGTCGACTAGGACTCCATTTAAAATTCAACCCGTGACCGTATCAAACACTGTCACCCTGGAACCCGACTTCCATAGGATGGGTTTCTAAGGTAATGGTTCTATCCCGTCAtaacatatgaaatgtatgtgttctaAGATGCGTTATCGCATCCCCAGCCCCTCAAATCTACCTATAAACTTTTATGGTTTCACCCTCATAACCCTAAAcaataaaaaccctaaccttaataactaaccctaaccctaaaaccctTAAAAAATCGATGGCCGAGGAGAGAGTGTGTGAAAGTGTGTCTAGTTGGGCGCGCTTTCTACACAGGTGGCGAGAAAGCATGCTCAACTTTGACACACTCTCTCCAAAATCAACAtatttccttaaatttattttaaaatatgactTATTTGACCAATTAAAAAATCGACATATTTAGACAATTTAGTCAGGAAAAAGTTACCAAAAAAGTaaacaagaaaagagaaagaagaaagagaaaatattattaaaattgaaattataaattaggtaaatataatttttgtatttatctatatagaaagaaaaattaaaattatattattgctTTTATGGATATGGAGAGGAGAATGTGGGGGAGTTGGAggagttaaaaataatttatagtaGAGGATAAAAGTAAATCTTACAATTGGAATAGTAAAAGTTTATATAACttattaattagttaaaaatatatattttattataaatatcattatCTTTAATATAATAgctaattgaaaatatatattatattatattataattttagaaaatgaCATACATCTAAGTTATcaattatatgttttaaaaattattggGTGTAAAAAGCTTTCAAACTTTTTCAACAAAAAgcaattaagattttttttttttttgcactcaattgggtacttgaattttcaaaatacatcaaaaagaccctcaaactttttcaaaaaaagcaattaagcccttgctttttttacactcaattggGTAGTTAAACTTTCAAagtgcatcaaaaagaccctcaaaattttcaaaaataccaattaagcccttgctttttttgcactcaattgggtgcTTGAACCATccctaattttttcaattaaagtcaccACGTCTCATAACCATAGCGTGACATATGgcaaaaaatggtaaaaaaaatataaatcaataaaagttataaaaattattaaattttaataaaaaaatataaaatatttaaattttattaaaaattagaaaaaaaattagaaaaatcctaaaaatataaaatatatagaaatatagaaaactagaaaaaaaattataaaattttataaagtcgtaagaaattataaataatgtaaagaaatataaaatttataaaaaattatcgtaccaaaataagcattttataatttttctataatttttctataacttttattgatttttattttttatcatttttcgccaTGTCATGCTGTGTTGCAAAACATGAtgactttaactgaaaaaaaattgggagtcgttaactttaatggtcaacggttaaagttaatggttaaagagatttcatatgcattttacaattttttataatttctttttacgatttttataaatttttttctaattgttaataaattttaaattctttttattaaaattaataatttttataacttttcttgatttttattttttataattttttgtcacaTATCACGCCGTGGTTGTGACACGAGAtggctttaactaaaaaaaactagGAGCAGTTAACTTTAATGATCAACtattaaagttaaaaatcaaaTGGACCTTTTGATGCACTTTGATAGTTCAAGTActcaattaagtgaaaaaaatcaagggcttaattgttttttttttaaaaatgcttgAGGGTCCTTTTTATGCATTTGAAAGCTCAAGTACTCAATTGAGTTCAAAAAAAAGTAAgagcttaatttattttatttttttgaaaaaatttgagagTCCTTTTGaggcattttgaaagttcaagtacccaattaagcataaaaaaaataagagttcaattacttgttttaaaaaaattttaggacTTTTTACACTCTTAAGCCAAAATTATTGtatgaaattattaataaaaggtgattataaaatattaaatattcgtATATTAAGTAATACACGtgtaaatacaaataaaaaatttaataatatattatatattactataatattaaataatttaaatattataataatataaatattaatattatataaaaattattaaatgaatttaacatgtaataattaaataatatcacgtgatataaaatcaatatattctatataatataaagggttattaaatatatatgggaaaaatatcaaaattaaacatAAACTTTGATACAATTTACaatattatatatcaattttaatttggttCATTTGTacacaataaaatttaattgtggttcaattttcacatttcactaaCCCCATCATCTATGTGGTAAAATTTTTCATTAACTCGTGTAAATTATAGACATGACATTTTATTAGGtttaaaaaacaagaaaataagcttaatttattttcacctgaattaaaaaatatcatatcagCATTTTGCATCACATAGATAATAGGAGAATTagttaaatgtgaaatttaaaccaaaattgaaGTCTAATGTATGCAAATTACATGAAAGCTCATGTATAAACACTACCAAGCGACTAAAACATAGGGAACCTCTCTTCACCAAATTCATAAAGGTTTTCATACGATGTGCGGCTACTTTGTTCTCTAAGCAGTAAACATTGAAAATTTAAAGCAGTAACAACATAGGTTTTAAACCTACACACGTATTAAGTGCACTCAACCATTTTATTTTCCTACCTCAAAGATCCCCCGTACCTCTTGGGAGCGGAATAACAAAAATATACCATACCCTCTTTATATCTGCTCCAAAATAACCTCGGCACCAGAAACCTTGAAGTCAGATGGCGCACCCTCCACATTCAGAACTTTCACCTTTCCATCGACCACGTAGGCTGACCATCTACACAAAACCAACCATAATCTTACCATTATTTGTTTCCTTAGCATAGAGCATCGTTCGTTGTCTTCAAGAATATGTAAAACAAGtaaattctaaaacaaggcaCCGACTGGGACAGATCGGTAGATTAAATCGGTCCAAGACCTCTCAAGTTTATATGAGGAGCGGAGATGAATGTCAAAGGTGTTTCTTTGATCTATATGAAATTCTGATAATAAATGCATAGTTCTAGAAGTACCTTTCAGAGCGAGGCCCAAGCAAAGCAGCAGAGAGATCTTTTCCCAATTCAAGGCTCTGGTGGAAGCTCCCATCAAAGTCCCCATAAAATTCAATCTATAAAGAGACTTTAGATGATTAAGAGATGGATAAAAAATAATGCACTTCAATAGagaaaagggaagggaaaaacAAAAACAGAACAAATAGCTTCGAGTTCAGATTGTATTAATCTCagtttaaatttttacaaatgcCAAAGATCTTACAAAGTGATTACAAGCCCTCAGATAAAAAATTAATGATGCGACAGACTTTCTATCTTCCTAATCACTACATCTCCACTGAACCATACGTAATAATTAGGAATATGAGAACAATGATAAATCCAAATTgcaaaacaataatattaaactcGTCAACAATCAACAAGACAGCATAAGAAAGAATTCGTACAATGCACAAGTAACACTACACATCATTAACATGGAATGACTTACCACATCTTTGGCTTGCAGTTTGTCTGCCCAGGCATTCATAACATAAGGATCATTAACAGCAACACAAATGACTGAATCAATTCCTTTAGCCTTGAACTTATCAATGTTCTTCTTGTAACTAGGCACATGCTGTTGTGAACAAACACCTGTGTATGCTCCCTATACACAATCCCAAATACAATGTAAATCCAAGTTTCATCAAATTTCCATTCTAAACCATAAAATCAGAAATAGCAAACTGATAGGTCCACACTCCACTTTATTTTGTTCTTCTTCTTTCCTAAACCAGGTTCTTTGAAATACGAAAATCATGCACCCTATGTTACCTAGACTTTTATGTTTTGGACGCCTATGCCAGACACATATTTGGGCAAAAATATCAGATTACAATCatccaaatatatgaaaacacttaaaaagaaaattgGGGTATACTCGTGTTCGGCACATACTTTCGTATCTGACACTCCCACTTCCGGGTAACATAGCAAGTGAACCAATTGCAAGGATACATCTACATTCTTCTTTAGATACTGCTAAATTGCTTTTTATTAAACTATTTAGTAAAATCTTCCACATCGGAAAAGCTTTGAAAAGTTCCATTCTCTTAACATAAACTAATTACTCCACTACCAATTTCAGCATTATAAGAACTGAGAATCATCACATCATAGATATCTAAATCATGCATATAGTACCTCATATACGGAGCAATCCTCCAGAATTCATTAATATACAAATTTAAGCTCAGATTTTCCAAACACAATCTCAAAAAATCAAATTCCATCTCTCAATTTCCACATATATAGAGCAAGTCAAATTGGGAGGGGGGGGGAGAGAGACTTACAGGTAGTCCAAAGATGACAACTTTCTTGCCCTGAAATGAAAttttctaaaacaaaattaatacatACTGAATTAAATAATATTGAAAGAGAAACTATACAACGAAACCTTGAAGATATCATTGACAGAAGTAGTGGAGAAATTGGAGGTAACGCCTTCATCCCAGCTTCGAGCTTTCTGGAGACTAACTTGGGATGCGGCAGACAGGATGTCAGTCCCCACAGCAACAGAGGCATAGCTTCTCCTTGACGCTTCCGTTAGAAGACTTGACTTGATAACGGATGAGGTTGCTCGCCTAAGAATTGTTGACGCCATTGGCTTAGGATGCAGCTGTTGGTATGTGATTCTTTGTCTCAGTCTCTGCTTTGCTTCCGCTTGTTTCTTTCACAGGTTTTGGGAATCTTGCTGGTGGAACAAATGTGCTGGGCCTGACTGGCTTTAACGATTTTTGGACTAAGTTTTGGTATTCACAGCAAAAACTAGTCCTTTACTATTGGTCTAcagaaaaatgattttttttaaaatatattgatattTGGGAATGTCTAATACATTTTTTAAactactttttttttatctttactattgtatttaataattaaatttattaaattaatttatattttaaagttttcataaataatataattaagagATTAAAACATgataattgacaaattaaattttcaaaaaatgataattagaatgaatatactattatttaaaatttacagaAATAGTAATTTATACtatgtatcaattaaaatattaaaataatttacatttATTTTCTGAATAATATGATAAAGAGCTTCAAacatattatttcataaaaagaaaTGTCAAAACTCTTaagtaatattattaaaaataataagataatataaaaagatatgattatctttattttatttagtaataAGATAGAATGGAAgctaattacataaaaaaattcattttattcttCCAGCTCATTTGTTTTTAACATGTACAAATTGATTAACATGATTGTCAACTATACTTTTGTAATTGAACATTGTTGGGccttcaattttaaaaatgattttcttCTCCTTACATTACTAAGTATATCAATTAGCTTAACTAATAATTAATCAAAtataagaataaatcaagatgtgtTTGGATgtattattaaattcattttttatttgcgtcaacctaatatattaaaaaaacctttctttaatattaaattatatatcttttttCCTATTAGTGTCATCTATCATATTGTTAACTATGACtcatattttagtcaaatttaagaaataatcttctagttaaattctgtttatttgtttcaattaaactttgattagcctagattattttattattatttgacttacGAATTTAGCCTGTAAATAGGCttttttacaacattagaaaatacacccattagagattagaactcataacacatttagagaattttgtgtttatgttttgagtgttctttgtttttaggttttcgaggtttagtttttatctccatcttttgtactcttcattcttttgccattatagtaaaattatttttcccgtggttttttatcctctttggagatgcttttccacgttaaatttatgtgttcaatttctcaatttattccgctatttttttcttgttgcttaatcaggtcgattccaaacaagtggtatcagagttagttcaatttttatatatcagCCAATTCAAATATtgtagcaacaaggtttgaaattgaaaagttcaATGGTGTGACAAATTGCAaactgtggcaagttcggatgatggcaattctagttcaaactggCTTGAAGAAGGTTGTTAtcgggaaaaagcttgagaatttaaatcaaacagaatgggaagagcttgatgaaaaggctttgtctgcaatccagttgtgcctcacgaatacggtattgtaggagatattgatggagaaaacctcatctgccttgtggaaaatgttagaaactctttatgcgactaagtctctagctaaccgtttaatgttgaaacaacgtctatttacgtttagcataaacgaaggtgagcttcttagagatcatatcagtcaattcattactcttttaaatgatttaaaaaacgTTGAGGTTTAGATTGACGATAAAGATCAAGCTAtgttattattgtgctctttacccctttcatacaagtctttcaatgagaccctgatttatggcagagacaaactctcgttcgaatatgtgaagggttatttgttgagtagagacacaCTCGACAAtaagtttggtttggatagcaaggcagataggcaagcttccgttttggtagcatcaaagaagcgagacaaaaggtgtcgctattgtaaaaagttaggtcacgtcaaagcatattgttataaactgtgaaataaaagagCTACTGAGGTaatgaggaagatgtagctggtgttAATTTGGCCGaagaaagcggtgatgatttcttgttagtgtcaatgaACGATAACTTCAAGCTTACGtttgagtggatcctagattcgggatgttctttcctcatgtgtcccaatagagaatggttctccacatacagtttggttgaaggtggagttgtgcgcatcgAAAACGATTCATCCAGAAAGGTAATtgatattggtactgttaaaattaggacgcacgatgggacgattaggacactctcaaatgtcaagtatgtacttgatttacgaaagaatctcatcttcttgagtattttaaacttgaaaagatgcagaatcaacatcgagtcgagtgaTATTAAGGTATCTCgtagagctctcgttttgttaaaaggtaaaatgaccaacaatttttatattctggaagattctacagtgaccggtgaaatcggacatcCCTCACTCGTTATGGAGTCGAAGTTAACtagtttggagcggaggcaacttggtcatatgagggaaaaatgtatgatcgTTTCATTGAAGAGAGGCTCtattttggatgcaggttttgaaaagttagagaactatgttcatgaaaatcagacccgagttaattttgatttggcagtgtacaagtcaaaggctagaagtcttccagtttttaagcatagattcgacttaGTTAATTCCTTACATAGTttaagataggctcgtggcgagCTTTGACAAaaatggcgttgtggaaatatgagtcaagttggagatttgttaagtatgattcatatttcagtcaaatttaagaaataatcttctagttaaaatctgtttatttgtttcaataaaactttgattagtctagattattttattattatttgacctatgagtttagcctataaatagggtcttttacaatattaaaaagtacacccattagagattagaactcataacacatttagagaattttgtgtttacgttttgagggttctttgttttcgggttttcagggtttaggttttatctccatcttttgtactcttcgttctttttccattatagtaaaattatctttgctcgtgattttttatcctctttggaggtgttttttcacgttaaatttgtgtgctcaatttctcaattaatgaaattatgaaagaaatttgattcattttgttaGTTATTGATTATtagttgataaaaattaaattattttttcttcaaaTCTGCCTAACTCAATCTTACTctcaaaaaataagaattttcGTAGAAATTCTTTAAGGCAACGAAGCAAAGCGCAAGCAAAATCGAAAGAGAAGAAGCCATGAACGAATAGAAAAACCACAACAAAAAGAATGCACACAAAGGGTTTAAGTAAATGCTCTTAAAAGTATTCTATTACTTTGAAGGATTACAACTGAGTGATTAAAAAATGAGGGGGGAAAGCCTTCATTCATAGTTGAGATCCCCTAGATCCAACAGTACAAATTAAATTACATCAAAGGctgaatattaatatttatctaCAAAATGTGAGTCCTAATGGATTTAAAATCTATACATCTTTATCCTTTAGGATTTACAATAATTATCccggtaactctagttttactagagtgtttcactagaccaccaaggcttcaagtagatggacTTCTCCATATGTTCCATGAATCGAGCCAGTTCAACTAGGTTAAATGAGCTCCATGTGATTAGTTCACCTCTATGGGGTGGTTTGTATACATTCGTCACATGCTTTTAGTCGCAACCTGTGATATTCTCCCTCACCCATTCTCGTAACGCCCTCATCGCGTCCTCATAATGATACTAATTTGACTCATCTCAGAACTGCCTCAACGCCTCGGTCGATTCCCAACTACTTTCTTTGTCCAGTAGTTTCATCCTTTTGGAACATTTACCTTGAAGTCTTCCTTACTTTTTCATTGAACGATTTGTAGCTCAATTCATTGTACTACACCCGTAGTTGAAACCTTTTTGGAATTTATCATCTTGATATACTTAGTTAATTTGCTAATTGAAATACCAAGTTTACCCATGGCTTTCTCTGATATGAATAAGCCTAATGCCCCGTATCAACAAAAGCACTCTTTCATTGATCTGCAATGTTGATGTCCACATGCATCAACTCTTTCTGCTTGTGATCCTTATTCTCTTTTGCATATTTGAGTATCAGTGACTTAAGCTTTAAAGTCTCATTCTCTAGCTCCACTTCATCTTCTTTAGTAACTGTGGACAGCTTAAATCGCTCTAGATAGTCCCTAATCCTATGCAAACCAGAATATAAAAAGCACTTCACTAGTTTCTTTTCATTCTTTCTGACTTTATTGTCTTTGAAAAAACTCAAGATTGAACCAAGCCTCATCAGTTCTTTGTCTGGCTCATCATCCCCTTCGATGACAAAAACCATAGATTTCTTTGGATAATCTCTCCCTATATGCGGACCATCACAAATTCAGCATTTCATTGGCCCCTTTGATTTGTTTTTGGGCTTCCACTTCCCATTATGTGGTTTCTTATTACCACCATTCTTACCATTTCCATCGTTGCCTGTCTTTTTGGGCTTAGAAAAATCAAACTTGACTTTCATCGGACCAAGCTTGACAAAGGACTCCGCCTCAACCATGGCCTCGACAAAAGACTTTGCCCGTCTTGTTTTGCCCATGGCTTCAACCCATCTTTGAACCAATAAATTGCTTGTTTCTCACTCAATTCAGAGTTTTGAAGCATCAATTCATTGAAGCCCATGACATACTCCCGAACAGTGCCTTGCTGTGTAAGCCAATGCAACTTAGCCCAAGCCTCCTTCTCTGCATACTGTGGGTAAAActactttttcatttctttttggaaCTCTTTCCAAGTCCCAATCGCGATCCCACTCATTTTCTCATTTCTGGACCTACGACGCTACCATAAGAGAGCAACTTCAGTAAAATAAACTATAATAGTGTTTACCTTAGTGACATCATCCTTGATTCCATTACATGGAAATATTGTTCCATACCAGCGAAAATTGTCCACATCCCTTGCGGACCTCTTCCCCTTAACAACTGAAGCCAACATCCTTTTTTCCACAACAACTTTGCACACAATGAGCTCTACCTCAAGCTCCTTAACATGGCCTCAATTTCCTCCTTTAAAGCCACGACCATAGCTCCGAGATCA
Coding sequences within it:
- the LOC107914825 gene encoding peroxiredoxin-2F, mitochondrial codes for the protein MASTILRRATSSVIKSSLLTEASRRSYASVAVGTDILSAASQVSLQKARSWDEGVTSNFSTTSVNDIFKGKKVVIFGLPGAYTGVCSQQHVPSYKKNIDKFKAKGIDSVICVAVNDPYVMNAWADKLQAKDVIEFYGDFDGSFHQSLELGKDLSAALLGPRSERWSAYVVDGKVKVLNVEGAPSDFKVSGAEVILEQI